In Burkholderia pseudomultivorans, the DNA window TCGAACTTCAGCCGAATGAGCTGCGAAGGCCCGTCCGGAACGGCCATCGCCGACGCTTCGTTGGCGGTTAGCCTGAACACGGTATCGGGGGGCGCGGCCGGTGCGCTGCTGTCGTCCGGCGTCGCGAACGCGATGCCGCCGCCCACGATCGTCGCGACCGACTGGGTCTTCAGCTTCAGGCCATTCGCGTCGAGCGAAAGGTCCATGCCGCTCGCGTTCCAGAAGCGCGTATCGGTCGTCACCAGACGATCGTACGGCGCATCGATGAACACCTGCAGGTTCATGTCGCGAGTTTGCATGTTCAGCTTGTACGACGCGACGTGGCCTACCAGCAGATGGTGGTAATAGACCGGCGAGCCGATATCAAGCGAGCCGAGATCGGTGGCCAGCAATGTGAAGCTTGTCCCCGGCATGCCGTTGATGACTGTAGGTGGCGTTTCTAGCCCGGTGTAGGCTTTCCGCGATTTGTCCGAGCGGCCCGTGTCCATGCCGATGTACGCGCCGGAGAACAGCGTATCGATGCCTGATACGCCGCTCATGCCGACGCGGGGCCGTACGACCCAGAACCGCGTATCGTCGCGAATGAGGTTGCGCGCATTCTTCACGAACGAAACGGTCGCGACCACGTGTGAACTGTCGTCGCTCAGCGAAATTGCGGTCACGGTGCCGATCACGACGTCCTTGTACTTGACGGGCGTCTTGCCAGCTTCGAGGCCTTGTGCAGTGTTGAATGTGATCGTGATTTCCGGTCCGACGGACAACCATGCGTGTATCACCATCGACAGGCCGATCAACGCCGCGACGACCGGCACGAGCCAGACGAGCGAGAGCCGCATCCGGTTGCGTGTCACGGGCGGATCGTGAGGTTCGAGGCCATGCGGGCCGGATGCGGGATTCATGCTTCCTCGGCGTCCCAAATGAGGCGTGGGTCAAAACTCATCGCAGACAGCATCGTGAGAATGACGACCATGCCGAAAAACAAAATGCCGGCGCGTGGCTCGATCTCGGAAAGCGGACCGAACCTCACCAGCGCGCAGATGATCGCGACGACCAGCACGTCGAGCATCGACCAGTAGCCAATCAGTTCGACCGCGCGGTACAGCACGGTCCGCTCGCGCATGGCCGACACGCTGTGCCGACCCGTCGTGACGAGCAACATTCCGATAGCGAGGAACTTCGTGCACGGCACGACGACGCTCGCAATGAAGATGACCGACGCGATGCCGTACGAACCCGCATTCCAGAACATCACGACGCCGCTGAGAATCGTCGATTCGCTTTGGCTGCCGAGCAGCGTGGTGCGCATCACCGGCAAAAGGTTGGCCGGGATGTAGAAAATCAGACTGGCGATCAGGAGCGCCCAGGCGCGCACGAGGCTGTTCGAACGACGAGGGTGCAGCGCGGACTCGCATCGCGGGCAGTGTTTCGTTTCGGACGCGTGCGGAACCGCATCCTGCTCGGCGGGTGAAGATGGGCGGCAGACAAGGCCGCAAGCATGGCACCCGACCATACCCAGCTGACTGGCGCGCACGGGCAGGCTCACGGGTGTCCTCCGGCGGGCTCCACCGGCACAACCCAGTCCCATAACTGGCGCGCATCGTGGCCGGCGATCACCGGAATCAGCACCATCAGCACCGCCGTGGCCCACAAGCCGGCGCCGGGAATGATCTGCATGATGCTGGACAGCTTGATGATGGCGATGAGGATGCCGAGCAATCCGACCTCGATCATGCTCCATGGTCGCAGCGCGACAAGTAACCGCATCAGCGGGCCGAACGCGGGCGCGCGATGCCTCGCGCGGGCAAAGGCCAGTAACCAGATCAGCGTCGCAACCTGTAGAAACGGCACCACCACGATGGCAAGGGCCGTTGGAATCGCGATCGGCGCGGCGAATCCCTGCGCGAGCGCAAGCGCGGATTGCCACAGCGTGGCTTCGCTATGCCGCCCCTGCACGCTGATTCGCATGATCGGGCAAAGGTTGGCGATGGCGAAGACGACGCCTGAAGCAATGGACAGCGCGAGCCACCGGTCGATATCGAGCCAGCTCGATCGAAACAACACGGCTGAACACCGTTCGCAACGCGCGATCTCGTGAGGCGCCAGTGCGCGGCGTCGGTAGACGCTGTCGCAATGCTCGCAGACGATCAGGGTCGGAAACGTGTCCATGTGTTCGTGTTGCTCGTGCACGTGTATTCGATGAGTTGCGTCGCAGTATGCTTCGACTCGATGGACGTTTTTGTGAGGTTTGATGGAGAAATGATTGAATCGATGTAAAAAATTGCAGGCCGCCTGACAGCCATGCTGGTTCAGCTCTGCAGGCCCACACAATCTGTTACGACAATGGCGAACCGGGGTTGTATGGGAGTGCTATCTTTCGCCACCCGTTCGTCGAAACGAATGGGCAGCAACGCAAGAAACATGGACTTGAGATTGAGCACAAGGAAGAGCATTCGCATGTTGAAGAAGATCGCCCCCGCATTCATCATTACCGCGGTCGCGCTGATTTCACTGCCGGCCGCGGCGGACAGCTGGGACAACGCGCTTGGCGGTGCACTCGGCGGTATTGCCGGTGCCACCGTCGGCGATGCACTGGGTGGCCGCACTGGCGCGGTAGTGGGCGGTGCGATCGGCGGCGGTGCCGGTGGCGCGATCGCGGCGGACCGCAACGAGCGCGACGGGGCAATCATTGGCGGTGCACTCGGCGGCGGTGCGGGCACTGCGGCCGGTCATGCGATGGGCGGCCGCAACGGCGGGCTCCTCGGTGCGGCGCTCGGCGGTGGCGGAGGCGCGGCGCTGGGTGGCAACCTCGGACGTAACGCACGGGACCGCGACGATGCGCGAGACCGCGACAGTATGCGCAGGATGCGCCGCAACAAGCATCGCTATGACGAGGCTTACTACGATTATTGAGCGGATTGATGGCGTCCGGCGAGCGCGCATGCGATAAGTCGGGATATGCGTTTTGCTCGCCACACGGTGCAGTTTGACCGACTTCGCGTGAAGGTTGCGCAGTCGGCTGCGTTATTCATAACGTAGTGCTTCGGCCGGATTCATTCTTTCACCGCGCCGGCTCGGGCGGTTCCTTCGAGGCAGAGCACGAGAGCCAACTGGAGCTGTACTGGCGTCGACTCGCGAAGCACAAGCAAGAGCCAGATGAGGCACTGCCGATCGGCATCGTCCGGTGTGTGCGGAAAGGGCGAGAGCAGATCGAATTTCTTGAGCTCGGCGAGTGCGGTATGCCGAATACGGTTGGTATACTTCCGGCTTCCTATCCTTGATGTCGTTCCGACATGCCGTGCTCTGATACTTCGACCCAGCATTTACCAACGGTAAAACGTGCCAGGGGCCGTCCGTCTGGCGATACGCATGTGGGATTTGATTCGCTTCTGCGATGTGCGCGACAGATGTTTGCCAAACAAGGCTATGCCGCCACAAGCGTGCGGAAGATCGCTGGCCTTGCCGGGGTCGATCCGGCGTTGATGTCACATCATTTTGGGTCGAAAGAAGGGCTCTGGACTGCGGTAGTCGAACAACTGGCCGTACAGCTGGGACCCGTGATCGAAACGACGAAGCAATTGCGCAATAGCCGCATGTCCTCGATCGAGCGTGTCCGGCAAGCCATGATACTTTTTATCGACAGCCTGTTCGAAACGCCTGACGTCGGAATGTTTTTTGCGACCGCGACGACAGAACATGGTGCGCGATTGGATCTGCTGGTCGACAGGTTGATCGGCCCTTATCGCGACGCAGTCGTCCCGCTTCTCCAGGACGCCATAGAGGCTCGCAAGGTAAAGCCATGCGATCCTGAGCTTATGCATGCGATGATCGTCAATGCAATAAGCAACACGGTCTCTTATGGTCACGTGCTGGCCAAATTCTCGGATCTTACCGAGCATCCCGAGCAGTTCAAGAGCGGCATGCTGAACATCGCCATGGGGTTGCTGCGTTAACGTGGCGGCTACGCCGGATGCATGCGGTCTCCCGAGGCATCGGTTCACCATGCCGATTGAGATAGACCGACGATACACATGCCATGAGCGTCGAGTTGACGACGGTTCTCGCAGAACGCGGTGGAAAAAAGCAGGGACTACCGAGGAACGTCTTTGCGCGACCACGGACGATATCCACTAAACTCTGCGGACTCTTGCGTTGACGGCCGCGGGGCGGGGCGGATGTCACGTGCGTCCGGCGCGCGGCTCCGCTGAATTCTCGTACCCATGACCACCGATACCCATTCCGCCGATCTGCTCGGCAATCTCCTCAAGAATGTTTCGCGCTCCTTTTACCTGTCGCTGTGCGTGCTGCCTGACGGCATGCGCGAACCGGTCGGGCTCGCATACCTGATCGCGCGCGCGGCCGATACCATCGCGGACACCGCACTCGTCGCCCCGGACCGCCGTGTGGCGCTGCTGACGCAATTGCGCGAGAACGTCGAGCAGCTTGACGACGGTGTCTCACTGTCCCATGCACTCGAGGACGTGACGCGGATGCAGACGGATTCTCACGAACACGTGCTGCTCGGCTCGATACCGCCGATGCTCGCGCTGCTGCGCGCGCAGACGGATGCCGACAGCGCGGCGATCCGCAAGGTCGTCGCAACGCTCACTTCCGGCATGGAATTCGACCTGCGCACGTTTCCGGACGAACAGTCGGGGCAGGTCGCTTCACTGCCGACGTACGACATGCTCGATCGCTACACCTACCTGGTCGCGGGTTGCGTCGGAGAGTTCTGGACGGATATGACGGGCGCGCACACATGTGCTGCACGCAGCTGGGACTTCCAGGACATGTTTGATAAAGGGATCCAGTTCGGCAAGGCGCTGCAGATGACCAACATTTTGCGCGACTGCGCGAAGGATCTCCCTATTGGCCGTTGCTACCTGCCGGACGACGTGCTGGCCGCGCACGGGCTTGGCGTGTCCGATCTGATGCAGCCGGGTGCGTCGACGCGTGCGCGCGGCGTCCTGATCGACCTGTTGCGCGTAGCGCTCGACCAGTATCGCGATGCGTGTCTGTATACACTCGCGATCCCGCGTCGCTTCGTGCGGTTGCGGCTCGCGTGCCTGTGGCCGATTCTTATCGGCCTCGAGACGCTCGAGCTATTGGCCGGCCACGACGCGTGGCTCGACCCGACGGCGCCGGCCAAGGTACCGAGAAAGCGCGTCTACCAGATCATGGTGTTGTCGCTGTTGATCATCGGTTCGAACGTGGCGATTGAGACACGGATAGCACGGCTCATTGCGTCCGTCGATGCGTTGGCTCAGATCAAGGCACCGGCTGCCTGCTAACGGCGGCGTCACCGCATGCGGAGCAAAACGAATTACGAACCTGCTTTGTGCCCCAGTTTGACAAGTTCAACCACGGTCGAGACGAGCCCGACCAGAAGCAGAATGGCAAGGACCAGATAGTCCGGCGTTTCCCGGATCACGACCGCGATCGGGTTATCGATGACTGAAGACGCGGTCAAGACGATCAAACCATAGACGACGAACCACCCGGTCAAGATTCCCAGTGCGATTGCAGCGATCAGTAGCGCGAATATACATGCTACGCAACCACGACCGGCGACACGCATTTATTGGACACCTAGCAGTCGATAGCCCACGCCGCGCATCACGTCCGGCATCCCGGGCGCACCAGCGCATTCGAGTTTCTTGCGTAGCCGACTGATATGGCTATCGACGGTACGCTCCAGTGCATCGCCGTCGGGCAGGCAGGCGCTGACCAGTTCGCTGCGCGTGAACACGCGATTCGGCGAACTTGCCAGATGGGCGAGCAGCCGAAACTCGGTCAACGTCAGCGAGACGCTGGTCCCTCCGGTGTCGGTGCGGATCGTGGTCAGATAGCTTTGTGTGTCGATCTCGAGCTTGCCGACCTTGATGACGCGTCCCGACTTGGCCGTTTCGAAACGGCGCAGGATCGCACGAATGCGCGCGACCACCTCGGCTGGATTGAATGGCTTGGTGATGTAGTCGTCCGCGCCGAAACGCAGCCCTTGCAATCGATCGATCTCGCGGTCCAGCGCCGTGAGGATGACGATAGGCGTGTCGCTGCGGCGTCGCACTTCGAGGAGGACTTCCCAGCCATCCTTCTGCGGCATCCTGACGTCGAGCAGGATCAGGTCGGGCTTCAGCATCGGCAGCACGTCGAGCACGGCCTGCCCGTGACTGACACGATAGGTACGGAAGCGGTCGTGAGCGAGGTAGGCGTCGAGTATTTCCGCGATCTCCGGATCGTCTTCGGCAATGAGTATCAGAGGGTTCATCGGGTTCACTGGAAGTGGGCGTGATCGAGAGGCGGCCGGCGACGCAGCACGTGCGCCACCGGACTTCGCGATGCTTTCAGTCCTCGCGAACGGATCGCCGACCGCCCATGGCTCAGGAGTTCGCCGTGCTGTCGGCGGGAGGGACTTCGGTGTCGATCAGACCGCCACCGAGCGCCTTGTAGAGCGCGACCGCGTTGTCCAGTTCGGCGTTGCGCAGGTCCAACAGCGTCTGACGCGCGGCATACAGCTGTCGCTGCGAGTCGAGCAGCTCCAGCCTATCCTCGATGCCCGCGCGATAACGCAGATTGACGAGGTCGGTACGGCGCTCGGCGCTCTTGACGACCCGCGCCTGCGCGTCGATCTGACGGCTGAAGGTCTCGCGTCCGGCGAGGCCGTCGGCCACTTCCCGGAATGCAGTCTGGATCGCGCGTTCATACTCGACGACCGCGCTGGACTTGCGCACTTCCGCGAGATTCAGCTCGGAACGCAGCCGGCCACCCTGGAAGATCGGCAGCGTGACCTGCGGCGCGAAGCTCCATACGCGCTGGCCGCCGTCGAACAGGCTGCCCAGCCCCGGGCTGAGGAACCCGATCGACGAGGTCAGCGACAGGCGCGGGAAGAACGCCGCGCGCGCCGCGCCGATGTCGGCGTTGGCGGCCACGAGATTCTGCTCGGCCTGCTGGATGTCCGGCCGGCGGTACAGCAATTCCGACGGCAGTCCGGCCGGCAGTTGCGTCATCACCGGCTGGCGTTCCAGCGACAGCGGGTCGGGCAGGTTCTTCGGCAGGTCGGTACCGACCAGCAGCCGCAGCGCATTGTTGGCCTGCTCGACGGCGCGCGAACGCGCCTCGAGATCGGCGCTGGCGCTCGCGACCTGGCCTTCGGCCTGCGCGATGTCGACGCCGCTGGCTTGATCCGCGAGTTTGAGCCGGCGCGCGAGGTCGAGCGACTGGCGCCAGTCGTTCAGCGTGCGCTCGGACAGCGCGCGCTGCTCCTGCGCGAGGCGCTCGGCGAAATACGCGTTGGCCACGGAGCCGACGAGTGCAATCTGCACGGCGCGACGGCCGTGATCGGTCGCGAGGTAGCGCGCGAACGCCGCATCGGACAGCGACTTCACACGGCCGAACAGGTCGATCTCGAAGGCGCTGACGCCTACGTTCACGCCATACTGGTTCTGCGTGTTTTCGAGTAGCGGCGGGTTCGATTGCGAGTCGGCCGCCGTGCGCTGGCGCGTGAAGCTCGCGCCGGCACTGATCGACGGCAGGCGCGCGGAGCGCTGGATGCCATACTGCGCTTCGGCGGCCTGGACGTTCAGCGCAGCCAGGCGCAGGTCGCGGTTGTTCTCGAGCGCGAGCTCGATTAGGCGCTGCAGGCGACGATCGCCAAACATCGTGCGCCAGCCAAGATCGGCTGCGTTCGCGTGCTGGTCAGCCGCGGCAGTAGTCGTATAGGCGGTCGGCACCGGCATCTCGGGCCTGACCAGCTTCGGCGCCATCGAGCACGCCGACAACGCGAGAGCGGCGGAAACCGCAGCGGAAAGAATGAGTAGTCGCATGGCATCAACCTTCTTGTTCGGGGGTCACGTTGGCGCGCTTCTTGCCAGACGCGAGCCATGCCGAGATGCGTTCCTGGATGCTCATCACGAACACAAAGAAAACCGGCACGAAGAAAATGGCCAGCACGGTGGCGGCGACCATGCCGCCGAACACACCGGTACCGATCGCGTGCTGCGTTTCGGCGCTGGCGCCGGTTGCGATCATCAAAGGCACGACACCGAGGCCGAACGCGAGCGAGGTCATCAGGATCGGGCGCAGGCGTAGCTTCGACGACTGTACGGCCGCCTCGATCAGCCCCTTGCCTTCCTCGCGCAACTGCTTCGCGAACTCGACGATCAGGATTGCGTTCTTCGCGGACAAGCCGATCACCGTAATCATCCCGACCTTGAAGAACACGTCGTTCGGCAGCCCGCGGAGCAGGACTGCGGCGAGTGCGCCGATCAGGCCGAGCGGCACCACCAGCATCACCGACAGCGGAATCGCCCAGCTCTCGTAGAGCGCCGCGAGCACCAGAAACACGACGATCATCGACAGCGCCATCAGCATCGGCGCCTGAGAGGCCGACTCGCGCTCCTGCAGGGACTGGCCCGTCCACGCCACCGTGAAGCCCGGCGGCAACTGCGCGGCCAGGCGCTCCATCTCGGCCATCGCCGCGCCGCTGGAGTAGCCGGGCGCCGAACCGCCGGAGATGCGTGCGGACGGATAACCCTGGAAGCGCACCAACTGGAGCGGGGTCTCTGACCAGACCGGACGCACCACCTCGGACAACGGCACCATGCCGCCGGCCGCGTTGCGCACGTAGAGCTTCATCACGTTGTCGATCTGCATGCGTGCCGGGGCATCGGCCTGGATGATCACCTGCTGCATGCGGCCCGCGTTCGGGAAGTCGTTCACATAGGTCGAGCCCATCGCGGCCGACAACGTATCGCTGATGGTCGTGAACGACACGCCTAGCGCTTCGGCCTTGTCGCGGTCGATATCCAGCTTCACGCTTGTGCCGGCCGGCAGGCTGTCCGGATAGACCCCCGTCACGATTTTGCTTTGGGCGGCCAGTTCGAGCAGCTTCATCTCTGCCGCCTTGAGCGCGGCGTAGCCCTGGTTGGCACGATCCTGCAGGCGCATCGTGAATCCCGAGCTGGTGCCCAGCCCGTCAATGGCCGGCGGCAGCAGGCTCATGACCGTACCTTCGGTCACGCCCCCCATTGCAGCCTGCGCGTGCATCGCTTCTTCCATCGTGGACGAACCTTCCCGCTTGCCCCAGTCCTTGAGGACCGCGTAGTTCAGTGCCGCGTTGGAACCGAGACCGGAGAAGCCGTAGCCGATGATGGAGATGCTCGACTGGATCGCCGGACGCGAGGCGAGGTGCTTCTCGAGCGTCTTGACCACGTCGCCCGTGCGCTCGACGGTCGAATCCGCCGGGAGCAGGAAGCCGGTCATGAAGTAACCCTGGTCTTCTTCGGGCAGGAACGACGACGGCAGCATGCGGAAGCCGAATACCAGTGCGACGGAAATCGCGATGAACAGCAGCATGACGCGGCCCGTGCGGCCGACCAGGCGGCCGACGCGCGTCTCGTACCAGCCCGTCAGGCGATCGAAGCGGCGGTTGAACCAGCCGAAGAAGCCGCGTTTCTCATGGTGACCGTGCTCGATCGGCTTGAGCATCGTTGCGCACAGGGCCGGCGTGAGCGTCAGCGCGAGCAGTGCGGAGAACAGGATCGACACGGCCATCGACAATGTGAACTGCTGATAGATCACACCGACCGAGCCGCTCGACATCGCCATCGGCAGGAACACGGCCGTCAGCACCAACGTGATGCCGATGATCGCGCCGGTAATCTCCTTCATGGCCTTGATCGTTGCATCCTTCGGCGACAGCCCTTCTTCGACCATCAGGCGTTCGACGTTCTCGACGACGACGATCGCATCGTCGACGATGATGCCGATCGCGAGCACCATGCCGAACATCGTCAGCACGTTGATCGAGAAACCGGTCATCAGCATCACCGCGAACGTGCCGAGCATCGCGACCGGCGCGACGATCGCCGGGATCAGCGTGTAGCGCACGTTCTGCAGGAACAGGTACATCACGAGGAACACGAGCACCATCGCTTCGAGCAGCGTGTGAATCACCTTCTCGATCGAGATCTTCACGAACGGTGCGGTATCGAACGGGATCGAGTAGGTCATGCCGGCCGGCATGGTTTTGGCGATCATGTCCAGTTGCTCGCGCACGGCTTCCGCCGTCTTCACCGCATTGGCGCCCGGCGCCAGTTGCACGCCGGCGAAAGTGGCCGGCTTGCCGTTCTCGCTGTTCACGAAGGTGAACGCCTGCGGGCCGAGTTCGACCCGTGCGACATCGCCGAGCACGACCTTCGAGCCGTTCGCGTTCGCGCGCAGCACGATCTTGGCGAACTGCTCCGGCGTCGTGAGCTGGCCTTGCGCGGTGAGCGGCACCGTCACGCGCTGGCCCCGCATCGCAGGCGCAGCCCCGAGGCTGCCCGGCGCGATCTGAACGTTTTGCTGGCTGACGGCAGTGGTCAGGTCGTTCATCGACAGACCGTAGGTGATCAGCTTCTGCGGATCGACCCAGATGCGCATGGCCTGTTCCGAACCGAACAGTTGCACCTTGCCGACGCCCTCGACGCGTCGCAAGTCTTCGACGACGTTGCGCGCCATGTAGTCCGCGAGTGCGTTTTCGTCGTAGCGGCCGCTGTCTGACTTGAGGCCGACGAACAGCAGGAAGCCGGTGGCGGCCGATTGCACGATCACGCCGTTCTGCCGCACGACGGGCGGCAGGCGCGGTTCGACTGACTTGAGCTTGTTCTGTACGTCCACCTGGGCCATTGCCGAATCGGTACCGGGCTTGAAGGTCGCGGTGATCTGCGCCTGGCCGGAGGTATCGGCTGACGATTCGAAGTACAGAAGGTTACGTACGCCGGAAAGCTCGCGCTCGATGAGGCTCAGCACGCTGTCGCTCATCGTCTGCGGCGTGGCGCCGGGGTAGGTGGCGGTAATGGTGACGGTCGGCGGTGCGACCGACGGATAGCGCGCAACCGGCAGTTCGGGAATGGCGATCAGGCCCAGCAAGATGATGAAGAGGGCGATCACCCACGCGAAGACCGGGCGGCGGATGAAGAATTGGGACATGACTGGATGCTCCCGTGACTCAGTGCGACGAAGCGGTCTCGACCGCTTCAGGCGCCTTCCATGCAGTCGCCGTTACCGCCGCACCGTCGGTCAGGCGTTCCATGCCCTCGACGACGATCTTCTGGCCTGCCTGTAGCCCCGACTTGATGCGATAGCTGCGATGCGTCAGTTCGCCGACCTCGACGGCTTTCAGATGCGCCGTGCCCTTCGCGTCGAGCACCCATACCTGCGGCTTGCCGCCCGCGCGGACGATGGCCTGCTGCGGCACGATCAACGCGTTGTCGTAATGCCCACGCGGGATGCGGGCACGTACGTACATGCCCGGCAGCAGCTGGCGCTTCGGGTTGTCGACCAGCACGCGCACCAGCACGTCGCCGGTGCCAGGATCGACGTTGACGCCCGAGAACAGCATGCGGCCGCGCGCGTCGTAGCGTGTATCGTCGTCGCGCAAAACGTCGACCGGCACGCCGTTGCTGTCCGACGCTTGCGGCTGCGACGCGAGCGCGCCGCGCAGCGCTTCGAGCGAGGCGGCCGGCTGGCGCACGTCCACGTAGACCTGGTCGATCTGCTGGATGCGCGCCATCGGCTGGCTGTCGGTGCTTGCCACCAGTGCGCCTTCGGTCACGAGGGCCTGATCGATGCGGCCGGCGATCGGTGCCTCGACGGTCGCGAACTTCAGGTCGAGTTGGCGACGTGCGAGTGTCGCGCGAGCTTGCGCGACGTCGGCGGCAGCCTGGTCGCGTTGGGACACCGAGTCGTCATAGACCTGACGGCTGATTGCGTCGGCTTCGACGAGCGGCTTGAGTCGTGTGGTCTGGACCTTGGCCCGTTCGAGCGCGGCTTGCGCGCGTTGCAGAGACGCCGCGGCCGTGTCCATGTCGGCCTTGAACGGTGCCGGATTGATCTGGAACAGCGGCTGGCCGGCGCGCACCTCCGTGCCCTGTTCGAACAACCGTCGTTGGACGATGCCGCTCACCTGCGGCCGGATCTCGGCGATCCGGACGGCTGCGACACGGCCGGGCAGGTCTTCGGTCAGGTCGAGACGCGAGGTCGCCAGGGTCATTGCCGCAACCGGAGTAGCGGGTGCAGCGGCTTGCTGTTCGGATTGCCCGCAACCCGCCAGTATCGCCGCCGTCACCAGCGCGCCGACGGCGCTGTAGCAGCATCGTTTGTGATTTTTCATGTGGACTCCTTGAGACGCAGGACCCATGGCCCGCATTCTGTGTTCGAGGATGGCATAAACGGTTCCGGTGCCGCAGCCCCGTGCAACTACTAAGTTGCTGCAAATTTCCCAATATGGTCAAATGACCATGTCAATTGACCAAGGGCGCGTAATCTATCCCAAAACAGGAGGTCGCGTTTTCAGGGATGGGCCATCACCTGCGGCGCGGTGTTCGACGGAGGCCGGGAAAGGCTGGACAGAAGGAAGTGGTTTTTGCATGTGACGACAGAACGATGCTTCGTCGACAAGGAAGCCGGGCGTGGTCGGGCAAGACCGAGTATTGGGGGCGGATGTCGCTGCATGCACGACAGATCACCCATGCGGATCACGAAGCGGGCGTCTAGCGCCATCGGGACTTCGGACTGTTATCCATTCAATTTTCACCAGACAGAGCACGAAAGGATGAATCAAACGACTGTATCTTCGGCGCTGAGCGCCCGACTGCGTGACGCCTCCTTGCTGGAGACGCGGGTCTGGCTTGCCTCGGGATGGGAAAAAGGCGAGGAGGGTCGTTCGTTTCCGGTCACGAATCCGGCTACGGGTGAAGTCCTGGCGCGCGTGACGAGTCTCGGTGCTGCAGAGGTGGAGAAGGCCATTGCGGCGTCGGCTGCGGCACAAGAAGCATGGCGCACACGAACCAGCCACGAGCGCGCAAGGATACTGCGCGCATGGTATGACCTGATCGTCGAGCATGCGGACGACCTTGCCTTCATCATGACGTCGGAGCAGGGCAAGCCGCTCGCCGAGGCGCGCGGCGAAATCATGTATGCCGCTTCTTTCGTGGAGTGGTTTGCCGAAGAAGCGAAGCGGGTATATGGCGACGTCATTCCCCACCCGCAATCCGACAAGCGCATCTGCGTCATTCGTCAGCCAATCGGCGTCTGTGCCGCGATCACGCCGTGGAATTTTCCCGCCGCGATGATTACTCGCAAGGTGGCGCCGGCGCTGGCTGCCGGCTGTTCCATCATCGTGCGCCCGGCGGACCTCACGCCATTGACGGCGCTTGCGCTTGCCGTGCTCGCCGAGCGAGCGGGTATTCCCGCCGGTGTCCTTCAAGTGGTGTGTGGCCCGTCGCGCGAGATCGGCGCGGTCCTCACGGCCAGCCCCATTGTGCGCAAGCTTTCGTTTACCGGTTCGACCGAAGTGGGGCGGGTGCTCATGAGCCAATCGTCGGCGACGATCAAGCGGCTTTCTCTCGAACTCGGCGGCAATGCACCTTTCATCGTGTTCGACGATGCGGACCTCGACGCAGCGATTGAAGGCGCGATGGCATCGAAGTACCGAAATAGCGGCCAGACTTGTGTGTGCGCCAATCGCTTTCTCGTGCAGGCTGGCATTCACGACCGCTTCGTCGATGCGCTCGCCCGGCGAGTCCA includes these proteins:
- a CDS encoding efflux transporter outer membrane subunit produces the protein MRLLILSAAVSAALALSACSMAPKLVRPEMPVPTAYTTTAAADQHANAADLGWRTMFGDRRLQRLIELALENNRDLRLAALNVQAAEAQYGIQRSARLPSISAGASFTRQRTAADSQSNPPLLENTQNQYGVNVGVSAFEIDLFGRVKSLSDAAFARYLATDHGRRAVQIALVGSVANAYFAERLAQEQRALSERTLNDWRQSLDLARRLKLADQASGVDIAQAEGQVASASADLEARSRAVEQANNALRLLVGTDLPKNLPDPLSLERQPVMTQLPAGLPSELLYRRPDIQQAEQNLVAANADIGAARAAFFPRLSLTSSIGFLSPGLGSLFDGGQRVWSFAPQVTLPIFQGGRLRSELNLAEVRKSSAVVEYERAIQTAFREVADGLAGRETFSRQIDAQARVVKSAERRTDLVNLRYRAGIEDRLELLDSQRQLYAARQTLLDLRNAELDNAVALYKALGGGLIDTEVPPADSTANS
- a CDS encoding efflux RND transporter permease subunit, giving the protein MSQFFIRRPVFAWVIALFIILLGLIAIPELPVARYPSVAPPTVTITATYPGATPQTMSDSVLSLIERELSGVRNLLYFESSADTSGQAQITATFKPGTDSAMAQVDVQNKLKSVEPRLPPVVRQNGVIVQSAATGFLLFVGLKSDSGRYDENALADYMARNVVEDLRRVEGVGKVQLFGSEQAMRIWVDPQKLITYGLSMNDLTTAVSQQNVQIAPGSLGAAPAMRGQRVTVPLTAQGQLTTPEQFAKIVLRANANGSKVVLGDVARVELGPQAFTFVNSENGKPATFAGVQLAPGANAVKTAEAVREQLDMIAKTMPAGMTYSIPFDTAPFVKISIEKVIHTLLEAMVLVFLVMYLFLQNVRYTLIPAIVAPVAMLGTFAVMLMTGFSINVLTMFGMVLAIGIIVDDAIVVVENVERLMVEEGLSPKDATIKAMKEITGAIIGITLVLTAVFLPMAMSSGSVGVIYQQFTLSMAVSILFSALLALTLTPALCATMLKPIEHGHHEKRGFFGWFNRRFDRLTGWYETRVGRLVGRTGRVMLLFIAISVALVFGFRMLPSSFLPEEDQGYFMTGFLLPADSTVERTGDVVKTLEKHLASRPAIQSSISIIGYGFSGLGSNAALNYAVLKDWGKREGSSTMEEAMHAQAAMGGVTEGTVMSLLPPAIDGLGTSSGFTMRLQDRANQGYAALKAAEMKLLELAAQSKIVTGVYPDSLPAGTSVKLDIDRDKAEALGVSFTTISDTLSAAMGSTYVNDFPNAGRMQQVIIQADAPARMQIDNVMKLYVRNAAGGMVPLSEVVRPVWSETPLQLVRFQGYPSARISGGSAPGYSSGAAMAEMERLAAQLPPGFTVAWTGQSLQERESASQAPMLMALSMIVVFLVLAALYESWAIPLSVMLVVPLGLIGALAAVLLRGLPNDVFFKVGMITVIGLSAKNAILIVEFAKQLREEGKGLIEAAVQSSKLRLRPILMTSLAFGLGVVPLMIATGASAETQHAIGTGVFGGMVAATVLAIFFVPVFFVFVMSIQERISAWLASGKKRANVTPEQEG
- a CDS encoding efflux RND transporter periplasmic adaptor subunit, giving the protein MKNHKRCCYSAVGALVTAAILAGCGQSEQQAAAPATPVAAMTLATSRLDLTEDLPGRVAAVRIAEIRPQVSGIVQRRLFEQGTEVRAGQPLFQINPAPFKADMDTAAASLQRAQAALERAKVQTTRLKPLVEADAISRQVYDDSVSQRDQAAADVAQARATLARRQLDLKFATVEAPIAGRIDQALVTEGALVASTDSQPMARIQQIDQVYVDVRQPAASLEALRGALASQPQASDSNGVPVDVLRDDDTRYDARGRMLFSGVNVDPGTGDVLVRVLVDNPKRQLLPGMYVRARIPRGHYDNALIVPQQAIVRAGGKPQVWVLDAKGTAHLKAVEVGELTHRSYRIKSGLQAGQKIVVEGMERLTDGAAVTATAWKAPEAVETASSH